From a region of the Cucumis sativus cultivar 9930 chromosome 6, Cucumber_9930_V3, whole genome shotgun sequence genome:
- the LOC101222645 gene encoding pentatricopeptide repeat-containing protein At4g15720: MLKRNLYFALTRPYLSRENERPFLQTIENLSRHLRNCNDLISSISTHSIALKLGFLNNTVNVNHLINCYVRFRSIATAHQLFDEMPNPNVVSWTSLMAGYVDNGQPSTALFLFGEMLRSPVVPNDFTFATAIKACSILSNLRHGEMFHAHVEIFGYGGNIVVCSSLIDMYGKCNDVVKARGVFNSMSCKNIVSWTSMIAAYAQNAHGDEALKVFREFTSLSSEHPNPYMLASVISACASLGRLVSGKVMHGAAISLGCDSSEVVASVLVDMYAKCGSLDYSDKVFNRISNPSVIPYTSMIVSTAKYGFGRKSLQLFEEMVRKGLKPNHITLVGVLHACSHSGLPNEGLYYLTSMYEKYGIMPETKHYTCVVDMLARVGELDKAFDLAKSMDVAPDDKALLWGALLSASRCHGRVDIAAEACQQLVNSNRQVAGAYVTLSNVYASAGDMEKAHKLRVEMKRTGVHKEPGCSWIEIKDSSYIFYAGEITSCPRGDEVLCLLRELDQKMKDRGYVRGRKGLVFVDIEEEAEEEKVWLHSERLALGFGLISIPKGLTIRIMKNLRMCSDCHEAFKLISEIMEREFVVRDINRFHHFKNGCCTCNGFW; this comes from the coding sequence ATGTTGAAACGAAATCTCTATTTTGCCCTCACCAGGCCTTATCTTTCCCGCGAAAACGAACGGCCATTTCTTCAAACCATTGAAAACCTCAGTCGCCATCTTCGAAATTGCAACGATTTGATTTCTTCAATCTCGACTCACTCCATAGCCTTAAAGCTTGGATTCTTAAACAACACTGTCAATGTCAACCATCTCATCAATTGCTATGTCCGATTCCGCAGCATTGCAACCGCACACCAACTGTTCGATGAAATGCCCAACCCAAATGTTGTGTCGTGGACCTCACTCATGGCTGGTTACGTCGACAACGGCCAACCGAGTACcgctctttttctttttggggaaATGTTGAGAAGTCCGGTTGTTCCCAATGACTTCACTTTTGCTACTGCCATTAAGGCCTGTTCGATACTTTCGAATTTAAGACATGGTGAAATGTTTCATGCCCATGTTGAGATTTTTGGTTATGGAGGTAATATTGTGGTTTGTTCTTCTCTTATTGATATGTATGGGAAGTGTAATGATGTTGTTAAAGCTAGGGGCGTCTTTAATTCCATGTCTTGTAAGAATATAGTTTCTTGGACTTCAATGATTGCTGCTTATGCTCAGAATGCTCATGGCGATGAAGCATTAAAAGTATTTAGGGAATTCACTAGTTTAAGTTCTGAACATCCAAATCCTTACATGTTAGCTAGTGTGATTAGTGCTTGTGCAAGCTTGGGTAGGCTGGTTTCGGGAAAAGTCATGCATGGTGCAGCTATTTCTCTTGGCTGTGATTCAAGCGAGGTAGTTGCGAGTGTGTTGGTTGATATGTATGCTAAATGTGGGAGTCTTGATTATTCTGATAAGGTTTTTAACAGAATCTCAAACCCTTCTGTTATTCCTTATACTTCAATGATTGTTAGCACAGCAAAGTATGGATTTGGGAGAAAGTCTCTTCAACTCTTTGAAGAAATGGTTAGAAAAGGACTGAAACCTAACCATATCACTCTTGTTGGAGTCTTGCATGCTTGTAGCCATTCAGGGCTCCCTAATGAGGGCCTTTATTATTTGACATCCATGTATGAGAAATATGGGATAATGCCTGAGACTAAGCACTATACATGTGTTGTCGATATGCTAGCTCGAGTTGGAGAGCTAGATAAAGCCTTTGACCTAGCGAAATCGATGGATGTAGCACCTGATGACAAGGCATTGTTGTGGGGAGCATTGCTTTCAGCTAGTAGGTGTCATGGCAGGGTAGACATTGCAGCTGAAGCTTGTCAGCAACTTGTGAATTCCAATAGACAAGTTGCTGGTGCATATGTTACGTTGTCAAATGTTTACGCTTCGGCTGGAGATATGGAGAAGGCTCACAAACTCCGAGTTGAGATGAAACGTACTGGGGTTCACAAAGAACCAGGATGCAGTTGGATCGAGATAAAAGATTCAAGTTATATATTCTACGCCGGGGAAATAACTTCGTGCCCAAGAGGCGATGAAGTGTTGTGTTTGCTGAGAGAGTTGGACCAGAAAATGAAGGATAGAGGTTATGTAAGAGGAAGGAAAGGGTTGGTGTTTGTTGATATAGAAGAAGAGGCAGAGGAGGAAAAAGTTTGGTTGCACAGTGAGAGATTGGCATTGGGATTTGGTTTGATTAGCATTCCAAAAGGACTTACTATAAGAATAATGAAGAACTTGAGAATGTGCAGTGATTGTCATGAGGCTTTCAAGCTTATAAGTGAGATTATGGAGAGAGAATTTGTGGTTAGAGACATTAATAGATTTCATCATTTCAAAAATGGTTGTTGCACTTGCAATGGTTTCTGGTAA